The Rissa tridactyla isolate bRisTri1 chromosome 1, bRisTri1.patW.cur.20221130, whole genome shotgun sequence DNA segment TTTACCAATCGCATCAACACAtttctctccatattttttttttgtttgttttcggACGCGTTCCTGACCCTTTTACCATTTCCCACCCCTTCCAACCCAGCtccccgcggggcggggccgccggcgAGAGGGGGCGGGGAGAATTAGAGCCCCGCCCCCTTTCCCTTCCGCTGGGGCGGGGCCGCGCCTGCgcgcgcgggcggggcggggcggcccggcctcCCCCTCGCCATTAgccgcggcggcgggccggcTCCGCctggggcgggcagcggggcggccgCGGTGGCGGAGGGGGGGGTTTACCTGCGCGGCGCGGGGCAGAGCTGAGGCGCGGCGGCGcggcctcttcctcctcctcccgctcccgtTGTCGGCGGGCcgcgtggcggcggcggcggggccatgGTGCGTCGCGCCCGGCTGGCGCTGGTGGCGGCGGCGCTGGTGGCGCTGGGGTGGCCGGTGGGCGAGGGGGCGCGGGCCCTGGAGTGGTACACGGCGTGGGTGAGCACGGCCTACGTGGAGCCCCTCAGCAACCGCACGGTGCGCGGCAACACGGAGAGCGGCCGCTACGGCGACAGCTCGCCCAAGGAGAGCGCCCAGGGCCTGGTGGGCATCCCCCGCGGCGCCTCCCCCCGCCACATGGAAGGCTGCGCCGCCGACACCGACTACGACGTgccgctgccgcccggcggccgcGGGCCCTCGCCCGAGGGCGACCCGCCGCCCTGGATCGCCCTGGTGGCCCGCGGCGGCTGCACCTTCAAGGACAAGGTCACCAACGCGGCGCGGAAGCGGGCGGCCGCCGTGGTCATCTACAACGAAGCTCGCTTCGGCAACAGCACCGTCTCCATGTCCCACCTCGGTGGGTGAGCGGGGAAGGGGCTTGGGAGGTGTGGGGACCcgaaggcgggggggggcggggggtggcttTGTCTGGCGCCGGTCCCCCTCGGTGGGGCGGGAGCGCGGCGAGGGATGGGGATGGCGGGAGCGGGAGAGGGGGGGAGGCAGAAATCCCCGTAAAAATGGTGCAAAGAGCCgggtttttgtttcctcttccttttaaacCCCACTTGGTGAACGCAGGGACCGGTTTCTGCCTTCCGAGTCGCAGCCCGGGTGTCGGGGAGGAGATGCGGTGAAGGCACGGGGACGGGCGGCCGTGTGACAGGCTGCGGTCGGAAGCTTTGGGCGGGGGGGTTGGTGGGGGGAGGACAACGACACGGGGTTTATGGTTTCATTTAGAACTACCTTTTCCCTTTCTACCCCCCCCGGCAGAACAGCTACAGCGGTGACAGGTAGGCCGTTTTCCGCAGGCTGTGGGGAAATGTGCCAGGTATCCCGAAGATGCCTTCTGGTGCTTGTGAAGCATGGCCGTAGCTGTTTGAAGGCAGCTTTCGGTACAGGTTTTGTTGTAATAGCTTCATCGCCCTCTCCTGCGCAGGTCTGTAAAGGCTGGGAGAAGAGGTGTAAGCATCAGGTAATTCTTAAAGGCTTGTGAATGCAGGAGGAGAACCGAAGCCTGGAGAGGATGTCGGCTTGGCTTGTCTGAGCGTGCCGATGGTCTGTAGCCTGCAGAAGGGACCTGTGATTTTTTACCGAGATAAGAACCGAGATGTTCTGCCGCTGCAGTTCCTGCTTGGGCTGTGACACTGAAGTCTTGCTGGGTTTTTATGAGCATGACAACATCTACTGCTTAAATCAAAgacggggggggggcagggggaacctTCAAAACTCTGCTATAAAATCTGTTTGTAGACTTCGAGGAACTGGAAGGTCTTCAGAGGAGGATACTCCTCTGAAGCAAACTTAAGTAAAAAATGGTGCAAATATGTTTCGCGTGTTCCTGGTACAATGAGTTTGTTAATGCCCAGGCTGTTGCTCTTGATCATGAGGAAGGGTAAGACCAGGGACTCGGGTGAAGTAGAACTGTAAtgcatttctaaagaaaacaaacttacTTTCTTTAATATAGTGAGCTGAAAATCTCAGTTAGGGAGCTGTTGCTTCATAGCACGTATGATATATCGGGCGGAAAACAAGTCTCTCTTCTTGTAATACCAAGTGGCACCAACCTGGAGGTTGGAAGTGTGATTACCGTTCCTCTTAGTCTGTTGCCTGCTTGGGTAGATGAGCCTGACCCATCTCTTGCATTCATAATGCACTGTGAAAGCGGAGGTGGGATGCTAGGTAAGATGTACCTTTGATTTTGATCCCATGTGGCAATTAAGGTACTTTGGGTAATAATTCTTCTCTCCATACcagctgacagattttttttttctttcagtcactcTGTATTGGTCAAACAGTAcgaaatttttttcttccttgtggaaaTTTTCCCATGGTCCTTTCCATGTCCCCTCATAGCCTCTCATAAACATTGTTTGCTTCTTTGTGGAATCTCTTCCTCCTTTTATCATCTTGCTTGTTTTATGAAATTTTtatgattttctcttttctgctgtcaTCTCTGTGCTGCAGAAGACCTTCTTGGGCTTATGCTCAGGTTTGGACTTGCTTGTATAGTTACATCTATGAGTGGTATAAAGAAAAGTGCTCCCTGACTGCTcgttggcttttttcttctttaactgacAGAATGTTGCTGATAAAAGCTCTGCCTATGTAAAGGGTGTGATTTAGTATAGTATATATACAAGAATACATTTGTACTTATTTATATTAACTTTGTAAATGTAGGGGCAACCTCAGGGTGATTTGGAAGGGGTAGGAATATAATAATATGTCACAACATAATCACTAGCTCTGCTGGGGTCACAAATCTTTGTTTCATGGATAGAACTTTTAGGCATGTAAATACTTAAATTTATCAGTGTACTTTGGTAATATAGGGAAGAATTAGAGttttaaatcttgttttttttgaagtgtgtgtgtgtgggtgtccGTGGAAGACAGGCAAGGAAGAACGTGGAAggtaaagctgtattttatagGATCCGTTTGCCATTCCTGGGAAGGGATTTGTGAACTGACACATGAGGAAACAAACCCTGTTTTTGTGAGGAAGAATAAATACTCTGGGAAGTCTTCAGAGCTGTAACTAAGGAGTGGAGTTACATGCATAAGGAACATCCACTTAATGGATTTGCAATTAGTGGCACTGAAAATGGTGTGAGATGGAGCAATGGTTATGGCTGATAGAGGTGCAGCCTGAATTACGCGAGGGTGATAAGTGGGTAACTTTTCTGATCTCAAAGTTTCATCTTTTCATTCTCCTTCTGAAAAACTTAGCCTTTGAACTTTCTGACATGTGCATGTGATGCGTGTGTGTGGTGcatgtgtggtggtggtggggtttttttggtgtttttagaCATACTCCAATTTAAGTAAAAAGAGAGATTCTTGATTAGGCAAAGAAGTGATTTGCGTTAGCTGGTGTCAAATCATTTGATAAAGGACAAATATTCCAAATGCTCTGCAGTTTAGTTATTTTTCATGGGTACCTTGTGAGCTTCGTGTGTACAGTGAGTAGGGAACAGGAATAGGAGAGCTGAGAGTTCGAATCTGTAGCCTTGCAGTCCTGTCCCTCCTTCCAAAAAAGGTTCTTCAAATATGACTCTGCTGTGTGTCTCATGTTTTTCAGGCCTTTGCTCTCTGCCCGAATTATGTTGTTCAAAATGCTGGATGACTTACTTCCCTTCTTGAGGGAAGAAATAGCAAAACAACTTCACATGTGTCTGAGGAGGTTTTTTCCAGTGGAAGATACTCATTTTACCCAAATGACTCAAGGAGTTGTACATCAGTTATTCAATCTGAAAAGTATAAACTCAAACGTTAGTTTTACAGGAATATAGGCATGGCAGGTAGTCTTAACGCTGTTCATTTTTGATAGTGGTGGTGAACTTAATATAATACAGAGGcttcacattttttccaaaaccaaaataagtATTGTATGTAAATATTAGCTGGGAGTGGGTTGGAGAGGAGTTTGAAGAATCTGGAGAGGCAAGGTGTGGAGTATTGTGGAGAGCAGACTAAGGAGAGTTAGAGGCTCAGTGCTGGTTGAGAAATTAGGGGGAGGCAGGGGTATACTGtagtgggaagaaaaaagggtcttctggttctggggttttttatgttATACTTCATGTTGGGCATCCAGCCATCTctgaatcccttctcaacctagGGTTTGGTGATCCTGATAAGAACATAAATTTGGTACCTTGAAGACTATGGAATAAAATATGATTGTGCTTGACAcacagggggaagggaggaaggaggactgGCTACAATAGTTTGAGATAGGTCTGGAGTGCAGCTTTTGTGTATGGCTTGTGGGTTTAAGGGAAGCTTGGGACTTGAGTGTATGACTTTGTGTAAAGAAAATGGTCAGCTTTGCCAGAATACACCCAACTAGTTCTTTCATTCATTGTCATGTGTTTTTTATGCAGGTATATTGAACAAAACAGATGTGAACGACTTTATACTCATGATTCTGTAAGTTCATGccagctccagagcagcagaGTTAGGGTTATTTTGGCATGTAGTTCAACTCTTTGCTACATTCCTTTCAGCACTGCTTAGGATTCTCAAGTGGTGCATAACTTCTGTATTACTGATGCTTTCTACTGAAAGGTTCTGGTACTGCTGAAAGGACAGAACTGACATCAGTGGCTTGCTTAACTCAGACAGTGACTGTGTGATGTTGAGCTGCTATGTTGTTCTAAAGAAGCAGGAGTAACTTCAAAATGCTTATACCTATTTTATACGTAGGAGGGCATACATGTTAGAAACCCATATGGAAAGAGGAATGTATGCCAGTGTCGATTGCCTGACTACTTGAGTCTTCTGGATATGCATCCTCCTTCCTGGGGCAGGTGAAAACACAACACACACCAGGGATTCGGTGAGATGAGGTTGGAGTAGATGGTCGAGACAAAGCTTATTGTCAGATGGCTAGTGTACTGTTAAGCATTTGGTGAAGATCAGAGACATTTATTTGGACAAGGAGCTAAAAAGAACACCCAGTGTTAATTGTGACAATGTTAGTAGGGTGCCTATGCTTAAACAGATCTAAGGACTGACCTCAAACATTTGAGTACCAAGGTACTCAAACTCTGGGAGCTTTCTGGTGTTTCTCATGAGGACAAAAACTAGAGTGTGTCTGCAATTGGTTTCCGAATGATGGAAATGATCTTTGTTATCTGCAGACATGAATGGGAATAAAAGTGATAGTTTGGGATGCTGGGAATCAAGATCTATAtctgtgctacttttttttttcttttcctcatcggGAGAGTGTTGGTTTCCTTTTTCAAGAGAAGACTAGCAATACTAGCAGCAAAATTGATCTTGGCACATTGTCAGGAAACATACCTTCATCTTCAGAGTTTCAAATTTGTCCTCCTTTCCAGGTATCCTAAGGATCTGCCAGCTCTCACTGCTTTATTTGGATGataatgttaaaacaaaaaagcacatacCAAATTTCAAATCTATCTGATTCCACTGAAGCATCACTCAAacctagaaaagaaaacaagtttacGCTAGGAGAGTAAAAATGTGGTTATTTACTGCAAAATTAGGAAGTTACAGAAAGGTAAAGCCGACAAAACATGCTCTCAGTAGTTATGTGTATGTGACACTTGGAGTTCTTTTGTAAGTGTGATTTGAGGTCTCCGAGTTGTGTTGCAGTTGAAGAAGCTGATGGAATGACTCAACAGCATTTCAGACTCTGAATAATGTGTTTCAGAACAGAAGTCTAAAATTAGTGAGGAATGAGTTAAAGCCCTTAGTCTtacaggctgctcagggcaacTGCTTCTCTGAGACTGCTCTTGTTCCTTTTGTAATAGTGGatcgcaattttttttttcttcttccccttcttctgtCTCATGACCTTCAAGGCTGTTGTGTTTGgttgcatgtatttttaatggcAGGTTCATCACCAAGTctttaaaactgttaaaatgcttttaatggtcacttatttaaaaatgtatggcGTGCTTGTGTTAGTTCTAAAACGAGAAGGTGTCACAGTGTCTAGCAGCCATTGCACAAAAGTATCCTGACTGCCATTTCAAGGAAATAACTGGCTGATAGTTGGACATGCTAGTGATAAAACCGAGAAAGGCATTACTgattgttgtggggtttttaaatacttctttgtTAGAAATCATGCAGAGAACTAGAGAGCAGGATTAAACTGACTCAGATTTCAGGATTGAGAAGGAAACCTTTATTGATTGTAAAATCCAAGCTGCCTCTAATcttgaaactttcttttcttccccaagcCTGAATGAAACCACATATATCTTTCCAGCACTCCTATAGTGTTCACTAGCCATCCGTAGGCACCCCTTTGTAACTCTTACAGTTGGTTAAGGACATAAGCCCTAATCTCATGATTCAGGTATGTTGATAACAGTTCTCAGCAATATGAGATAAATTCCTACCTTCTTACGTTCTTTTCTTGTTAACTCCTGGTGGTGTTGTGCAGGGTCAGAAAGCAAGGAGTGTTTCACACACTCTTTTCTACGAGATTCCTGAGTCTCTCTGGTAATGCTTTCATGCTGGTTTAGAGAGGACAATAATATTAATTAACCAATTTTTAGTGTGCTTGGACTTGTGGTATCATGTGGATCGGCACGTTGTTGGTGAGTAGGACTAATTGGCGGAGCCAAGTTGCTTGTGGGTTTGTCCTGTTGGTCTTAAGCTTTGCTGCTTCGTGTCTCCTAATGCACCCACCAGGCAAGGCAATACGTGCTGGGTGGGCGCTGCTGACGAGCCGAGTGGACTGTCTGAGGGGAGGCGAGAGTTGAGCCTTTCCCCGGTAGCATCTTCTTTGTCTCTCTGCACCATCCTCAAAACTTGGAGAAAGGTAGCCCTGTTTGTGAAATCTCCTCTCTTGCTGGGCCTGGATCTGGCAGGCGGGTGTAATGGTTCTTACGGTAGGTGACCAGAAGTGGGATGGTTGCATAAGGTGAAGCTGAAAAAGGGTAACTGGCACTGAGACAGGAAGGTTATTCAACTAGTAACTGGAACCTTTAGTGTTTCATCCACAGCTGACTGTCTGCACCTTATGGAGGGAGGAGCTGCTATGTACAGAAATGAAGCTTCTGCATGTTCCCCTTGCCATGGTAGTGGAGTGACCAGGTTGATGAGATGTCACAGCCAGAACCATTCTCAGCTAAAGGagtctgttttaaatatttcatgcaaAATAACTCTTTGTCTTAGTAGGCAGAGAGGTGGGTGAGTCCAGAATGCTGCTTTGAGTTTTGAAAATCCCCACTTGAGGTAATGTTATAAATTAGGCAACCGTTTCTGTTGACATAGCTTCTCAGTAGTGAATCTAACACAGCTGGGAGGCAAAAAGGCTTTAGGTCTTCAGTGGGAGGTCTTGTTGCAGGTAGGTAATCTTGTGAATCTAAAAAGGTAGCTGTGACATTACAGCTGTAGCTTTCCAGCTAGGAAAAcccctctcttctttcttctactttctctCTGACTCAAGCTTAGTTTCacttcttgtctttttcacttttttctttctctcatttttttgtAGGAATGCAAAGCAAGCTATAAAGCCATGACTTATCAAGGGTGTATAGCAGTGTTGGTACACACAAAGTAAGAACTATTCCAATAAACATAGCATAGACCAGTGAAAAGGTGACATttgtttgtaatttattttgtaatactTAGGTTAGATATTTCTGAGACAATACTGGAGATGCTTCTAGACAAAATGGAGTAAAAATCTAGTCACAGAGGATCTGTGGTTTCTGCTAGTTGGTCTTGAcagtattttatcatttttggTGCAGTACGGTGCTTAAAGTTTTTTTTGGAATTAGGTGCTTTTTCATGTGGATTGAGGGCTCTTGAGTTCTAATAGAATAGAAAAATCCTTTGGTTCCATGCTCCCAAAAGAGTCACAAAGTATTTCTTGACAAGTCCTTGTTGTGAAGTCTCATTACATTTTGAATATTTAGTATTGAGGAGTCTTTAGGTATTTCAATGTTTAATATAATTCAATATTAAATATctgaatctttttcctttttgttcactTCTCCAATGTAATTGTGCTACGAATTCAGATTCAAACTTAATTGAATGTGTCTCTCTTTGTGGTACTCACATACTGTTTCCAGCTGCAGCTAAAATACCCACACTAACAAATGAAAGACCAGCTGTGCCTGACTTGCATGTTAGAACTCACGCAACTTCAAGATGAGATGTGTATAACTTGCCtgttttgtgtgggtttggtttttttttttccttttcacggCGTCCACATCCCACCTCACTCTGTGGAATGAGGAGTATGGGCCCTTGAACAATAAAGGTGCATCTGCTGAAGTTTGTCTTGTGTTTGAGAGTTTCGTAAAGTAAATAGAGGGTTCTTTACTAGTAAACTTCATATCAAGTCTGCTATGCCTGAAAAAAACTCTGAGGTTTTCCTATAACTTTGCTCACTTATCTTAACTGAAGAGGCCCCAATTACACTCAAGCCAGAATGCCTAAATTTTTACTGTggtgactgacttttttttctttttccccctctaacaGGAACAGGAAATACAGTGGTGATAATGGTTGGCTAtccaaaaggaatagagataTTGGAGCCAGTACGAAGAGGGATTCCAGTAAAAATGACTATTGTTGTTGGCACGCGACACGTGCAGGAATATATTAGTGGTCAGTCGGTTGTGTTTGTGGCCATCGCCTTCATCACCATGATGATTATATCACTTGCTTGGCTCATATTTTACTATATACAACGTTTCCTGTATACAGGGTCACAGTTTGGAAGCCAGGTAATTGGAGATGATGATGCTTTGGAGTCTTTACCATCTTCTCATGTCAAATCGGTTGCCTAACTTTGCTTGTTTATTGAAGCACTCTTGAAGATCTGTGCCTTCTTGCTACTTTATTATCTGTGAATGTTACTCAGTAATGGTTAGTGAGGCTAATGAGCAGTGTGCTAATTGGTATCGCAAGTTTGGCTAGTAGTAATTACTAGATACTTATATGAAGTAGTAGGAAATATATATAGCCACTTGTCAACAACTGAGTAAAGGCAGCTTCTTGTGTGATTTGTCACCTAACTTAACTTCCTTCCTTttgacatgaaaaataattttccttcagtAATTTTTGTTCTGAAAGTACTAATTTCCCTAACcagatcttttttttctaatggagaGGTACTGTGGTAATATGCTTTTTTCCTCAAGACCCACAAGTAATTAGGGctaaaactttcattttaaaattttgctttaaaaaacctgcttttgaTACTTGTAATCCTACTACTCCACTGTAGAATACTGAATGGCAGCAGACTAGAAGGAGCATGTGTGGTGTGATTCAGCTGTTTTGGACTACCTGAAGTACTGAGAGTGGTGGGAGTACTGGGAAGATCAGGAAGGAATAACTTTGCTCCTTAATTTGCCCCTTCCAAATCCCTGTTCTTCTttgatatgttaaaaaaaagtcagctttatttttttttcccctgaggggAAGTActtcatagaataatttaggttggaagggacatctggaggctATCTAGTTCAAACCCCTGCACTCAAGATAGCTGCTTACATGGAGTTGTTGAGGACCTAGTCCAGCtgagcttttaaaatatcttaggATGGTGCTTCCCTGTGCTTTTCAGCTCTTAAAAATAGGTTAAGTTTCTTTCATGGCAtagtggtttagccccagctggcagctaaccaccatgcagccgcttgctcactcagtgccccctggtgggatgggggaaagaatcagaagagtaaaagtgagaaaaattgtgggttgaggtaaaggcagtttaataggtagagcaaaagctgcgcacgcaagcaaagcaaaccaaggaattaattcccggcttcccatgggcaggcaggtgttcagccatccccaggaaagagATAcatgcataacagttacttgggaagacaaatgccatcactccaaatgtcccccccttctttcttcttccccaaccTTTATATATTGAGTGTGACATcagatggcatggaatatccctttgttcggttgggatcagctgtcctggctgtgttccctccgacttcttgtgcacccccagcctgcttgctggtgaggtgggccgaggaggaaaaaaggccttgactctgtgtaagcactgctcagcagtaacaaaaacatccctgtattatcaacgctgtttccagcataaatccaaaacacagccccatattAGCTACTaccaagaaaattaattctaccccagccaaaactaGCACACACGGTCATGAGCAGTTCTACCACAGTTCTCTACTAACAGTGAAAGAGAAAATtgcacttgtttttctttgcaagcagttctctcatttttttttttttatgctcattcaggaaaaaaaaaagtttcaaatgaCTGCTTATCACGTGGACTTCCCCTGCCTTCTGTTTAAACATGTAGATTCTACGtttgaggggggagggaagggaatttTTGTTTGCCTTCAGGAGTCTGAGCTCTGATTAGGACTTAAGGACTCTTCTAGGAAAACAATTTCTCTTTTCAGTAACAGGATAACACATGGGACTTTTGTATCGGTTAAACTTGCCAGTCTGCTTGAAATGTTGGTTCCCTAGAATCTTATTTTTACTAAGCTTTAAGTCTCAGAACTTACGTTCCGAGAATACTTCAAAAAAACAGAACTTTGGAGAAGGATTTATAGAAAAAGGGGTGTGTTTCTGTATTGTAACGGTTGAGAAGAAAGTTGCTTCTTCCTGTTATGTTGGCATTAGGATAGTTAATGCTAAGAGAAATTCAAATTCTTTGTAAGTAGTTTTAAGATGGTTTTTTAGGTTGAATGTGATGTTTCCCAGAAGTATGCACCACAAACTCTTAACAGATTTTGTGATTGGGTTTGTCGTCTAAGTGCTTCTTAAATGAAATTGTGTAGCATTAGAAGGTTATACCACTTTTCTCAATTCTCCTTTTGAAATGgccaatgaaaacaaaaaatgataaAACTATTCAAAGTTTGAAAATGTTGTGAATATCTTGGTCAAGAAATATCATTAGGTGTCTTAAAagaattttggaaacaaaaagccACTTTTCTAGCCCAAATGTTATTTTGCTTGGCTTATTGACTCCAGTATAATTAAAACTCGGGAGTTAAGTATGCCGTGCTTCACAGCAAGTTACTGTGCGCAGCTGGTAATAGAAGGTGAAGATGGGTATGATAAGATTTATTCTAACATCAGTTTAGCGGTAAATCTTTGGAAGACCTCCTTGATATTGAAGATTAAAGGACTGTGCAGACAACCCTGAGCTGATCAGAGGGTGGAATAGACTGCTGCTGGTTGTCCGTTTGTTCCTGAGAGAACTTTCAGACTAATTCTTTCTAAcaccataaaaaaataataataaaaaaaacccccattgtCAATACTATAAGTTTGTAAAATGCTGTGAGTCGCTGTAATTACCATTACAGAGAAAAGCTGCCATTGCGTTTTTTCTGGATTCCTTTATGGTATTTTATCAGTGAGGGCTGCTGCTAGGCAGATCAACATCTGTTAATTGGGAGTGCTTAGTTTCTCAGTTTCCAGCAGTAGCTAGCACTTTGTCTTGGAATACAgtactgctttcttttcttgcttccctCTCTAAGCATAATTAGGACTGTTACTGTATAGAAGTCCAGTATGGTGTCTCATGTCTGTTAAGCCTTTCTTGTCATCTCCTTTGCATAATGTGTCCTTTCAGTGCAAAGCTTTGTATAATGTGCCGAGACAGTGCCGAACTGAGGGGAGGCATTAATAGCTACAAGCAGCCTTTTGACCTCGTGGCCAGCTGTAGGCTGCTCGGCAGGATTCCACCTTCTCTCAAGCTTGTGCAAAACCTACCGTGTACTTGCTCATGGGCTTGCCTGACTAGAAGGTCTGGTTATATGGCTGTCGTTTCAGCTCTGATGCCTCTAAAGCCAAAATTAGTGTCAATTTACCTGTGCAGGATGGCCCTTAATGCAAGCAGTTATGGTACGAGGCTACGTATGTCAGCTTGGGCCGTGTAGTTCTGTACTAGTTGAGTTTGTTGTAAGAGCGCTACACCTATAGCTAATACTTGCTACTGCGTCCGAAGAATACCAGACTTGCAGTTCTTCAACATCTGATGGATTCATGTAAATGAATTAGCTAGCCAGAAATGAATCTTTAAATGCATTCAGAAGATTTACTAATCCACACGGAAAGTATTTAAAAGCTTTGAATTGTAACTCTTCAAACTAACTTGTGCACTAATACTTAAAATCTTTATTC contains these protein-coding regions:
- the RNF149 gene encoding E3 ubiquitin-protein ligase RNF149 isoform X2, with the protein product MVRRARLALVAAALVALGWPVGEGARALEWYTAWVSTAYVEPLSNRTVRGNTESGRYGDSSPKESAQGLVGIPRGASPRHMEGCAADTDYDVPLPPGGRGPSPEGDPPPWIALVARGGCTFKDKVTNAARKRAAAVVIYNEARFGNSTVSMSHLGTGNTVVIMVGYPKGIEILEPVRRGIPVKMTIVVGTRHVQEYISGQSVVFVAIAFITMMIISLAWLIFYYIQRFLYTGSQFGSQGHRKETKKAISQLQLHTVKRGEKGLDVDVENCAVCIENYKLKDTVRILPCKHIFHRTCIDPWLLDHRTCPMCKLDVIKALGYWGDPEDVLEVPIPESISGSVSVGSLSIALQDDDRNEVSELSASSTNESVLQCTSLKEDAGETTALLDVDVSNNRHGEHLSNGNSH
- the RNF149 gene encoding E3 ubiquitin-protein ligase RNF149 isoform X1, producing MVRRARLALVAAALVALGWPVGEGARALEWYTAWVSTAYVEPLSNRTVRGNTESGRYGDSSPKESAQGLVGIPRGASPRHMEGCAADTDYDVPLPPGGRGPSPEGDPPPWIALVARGGCTFKDKVTNAARKRAAAVVIYNEARFGNSTVSMSHLGTGNTVVIMVGYPKGIEILEPVRRGIPVKMTIVVGTRHVQEYISGQSVVFVAIAFITMMIISLAWLIFYYIQRFLYTGSQFGSQGHRKETKKAISQLQLHTVKRGEKGLDVDVENCAVCIENYKLKDTVRILPCKHIFHRTCIDPWLLDHRTCPMCKLDVIKALGYWHQKREMKTHAGDPEDVLEVPIPESISGSVSVGSLSIALQDDDRNEVSELSASSTNESVLQCTSLKEDAGETTALLDVDVSNNRHGEHLSNGNSH